In the Clostridium beijerinckii genome, one interval contains:
- the upp gene encoding uracil phosphoribosyltransferase, whose translation MSKVIEINHPLILHKLAILRDEKTGSKDFRKLVEEISMLMAYEVTRDLNTEEVEVKTPVAVTKCKMLSGKKMAVVPILRAGLGMVDGVLNLIPAAKVGHIGLYRDEKTLQPVEYFCKMPQDIAERDIIVVDPMLATGGSAIDALTMLKNRGAKNLKLMCLVGAPEGIEAIKKAHDDVDIYLASIDEKLNEHGYIVPGLGDAGDRLFGTK comes from the coding sequence ATGAGCAAAGTTATAGAAATAAATCATCCACTAATATTACATAAGTTGGCAATCTTAAGAGATGAAAAAACAGGTTCAAAGGATTTTAGAAAATTAGTAGAAGAAATCTCAATGTTAATGGCGTATGAAGTCACACGAGATTTAAATACGGAAGAAGTAGAAGTGAAAACACCAGTAGCAGTTACTAAATGTAAAATGCTTTCAGGAAAGAAAATGGCTGTAGTTCCTATTTTAAGAGCTGGTCTTGGAATGGTTGATGGAGTACTTAATTTAATACCAGCAGCTAAGGTTGGACATATTGGATTATATAGAGATGAGAAAACACTTCAACCAGTTGAATATTTTTGTAAAATGCCACAAGATATTGCAGAAAGAGATATTATAGTAGTTGATCCAATGCTTGCTACAGGCGGATCTGCAATAGATGCTTTAACTATGTTAAAAAATAGAGGTGCAAAAAATTTAAAATTAATGTGCTTGGTTGGAGCACCAGAAGGTATAGAAGCTATTAAAAAAGCACATGATGATGTTGATATATACTTAGCATCAATTGATGAAAAATTAAATGAACATGGATATATTGTTCCAGGTCTTGGTGATGCTGGAGATAGATTATTTGGCACTAAGTAA
- a CDS encoding deaminase, whose protein sequence is MERRDKKNYYLDIAETVLERGTCLRRNYGSIIVKNDEIISTGYTGAPRGRKNCMDLNSCIREKLKVPRGTHYELCRSVHSEANAIISASRRDMIGATLYLVGRDAKTREYVRDANSCSMCKRLIINAGISNVIIRDSKQEYREISVDSWIEDDDSLRIVKDAGY, encoded by the coding sequence ATGGAGAGACGAGATAAGAAAAATTATTACTTGGATATTGCTGAAACAGTTTTAGAGAGAGGAACTTGTCTGAGGAGAAACTATGGTTCTATAATTGTTAAAAATGATGAAATAATTTCTACTGGATACACAGGAGCACCTAGAGGTAGAAAAAATTGCATGGACTTGAATAGTTGCATAAGAGAAAAGTTGAAAGTTCCAAGAGGTACTCATTATGAGTTGTGCAGGAGTGTACATAGTGAAGCTAATGCAATAATAAGCGCTTCTAGAAGAGATATGATTGGAGCTACATTATATTTGGTAGGACGAGATGCAAAAACAAGAGAATATGTAAGGGATGCAAACTCTTGCTCCATGTGTAAGAGATTGATAATTAATGCTGGAATTTCTAATGTTATTATAAGGGATTCAAAGCAGGAGTATAGAGAAATAAGCGTAGATTCATGGATAGAAGACGATGACTCTCTAAGAATAGTAAAAGACGCAGGGTATTAA
- the atpG gene encoding ATP synthase F1 subunit gamma — translation MGAAGLLEIKKRIKSVENTRKITNAMGLVATSKLRKTKNELAVNNKFIDITEPVVRNLATTAGEEGSNVYFEGNDSQNKLYVVITSDSGLCGGFNSSVVSQLVSQIKDKKDTAKIVLVGSKGLGYLKRIKIEPVGEYVGIEDVPTVSEAKEIFDKALEMYLNGDVSEVNIVYSDFISSVKQETKSVKILPISKSEGTTGSFLIEPDLDIVLEDALNIYLKGKIRSILLSSKCSEQSTRMTAMDGATKNADDLLDKLKLKFNRIRQGAITQEISEIVGGAAAQN, via the coding sequence ATGGGCGCAGCTGGACTTCTTGAAATTAAAAAGAGAATTAAATCAGTTGAAAATACAAGAAAAATCACTAATGCAATGGGACTTGTTGCCACTTCTAAGTTAAGAAAAACTAAAAATGAGTTAGCAGTAAACAATAAGTTTATTGATATAACTGAACCTGTCGTAAGAAATCTTGCAACTACAGCTGGTGAAGAAGGAAGCAATGTTTATTTTGAAGGGAATGATAGTCAAAATAAACTATATGTAGTAATAACATCAGATTCAGGATTGTGCGGTGGGTTTAACAGTAGTGTAGTATCTCAATTAGTAAGTCAAATTAAAGATAAAAAGGATACTGCAAAGATTGTTTTAGTTGGAAGCAAAGGTCTTGGTTATTTAAAGAGAATTAAGATAGAACCAGTAGGAGAATATGTTGGTATTGAAGATGTGCCAACAGTAAGCGAAGCAAAAGAAATATTTGATAAAGCTCTTGAAATGTATTTAAATGGTGATGTATCAGAGGTTAATATTGTATACTCTGACTTTATATCATCAGTTAAACAAGAAACAAAGTCAGTTAAGATTTTGCCTATAAGTAAATCTGAAGGCACAACAGGATCATTTCTTATTGAGCCGGATTTAGATATAGTATTAGAAGATGCTCTTAATATTTATCTAAAAGGAAAAATCAGAAGCATTTTATTAAGTTCGAAATGTAGTGAACAAAGTACAAGAATGACAGCTATGGACGGAGCAACAAAGAATGCAGATGATCTATTAGACAAATTAAAGCTTAAATTTAATAGAATTAGGCAAGGTGCGATTACGCAAGAAATATCTGAAATTGTTGGAGGAGCAGCAGCTCAAAATTAG
- the atpE gene encoding ATP synthase F0 subunit C, which translates to MSLGVLAAGIAVLSGIGAGVGIGIAAGKAVEAVGRQPEASGRVMTFFILGAALCETTAIYGLVMAFMLMNR; encoded by the coding sequence ATGAGTTTAGGAGTTCTAGCAGCTGGTATAGCTGTATTATCTGGTATTGGAGCAGGAGTAGGTATTGGAATTGCAGCTGGTAAGGCAGTTGAAGCAGTAGGAAGACAACCAGAAGCATCAGGAAGAGTAATGACATTTTTCATATTAGGTGCAGCACTTTGTGAAACTACAGCAATATATGGATTAGTAATGGCATTTATGTTAATGAACAGATAA
- the atpA gene encoding F0F1 ATP synthase subunit alpha, producing MNIKPEEITSIIKKEIEKYEKDIKTVDSGTIIQIGDGVSRVYGLDNCMQGELLEFPNNVYGMVLNLEQDNVGCVLLGEEKGIKEGDTVKGTGRVVEVPVGEAMIGRVVNALGEPIDGKGPISTSQTRAIEIPAAGIIDRSSVNEPLQTGIKAIDSMIPIGRGQRELIIGDRQTGKTAIAIDTILNQKGKDVICIYVAIGQKQSTVAHIFNTLTEMGAMDYSIVVSATASESAPLQYMAPYSGCTIGEYFMHQGKDVLIIYDDLSKHATAYRAMSLLLKRPPGREAYPGDVFYIHSRLLERAAKLSKELGGGSITALPIIETQAGDVTAYIPTNVISITDGQIFLESDLFNAGQRPAVNAGISVSRVGGSAQIKAMKQVSGTLRLELAQYRELEAFSQFGSDLDADSSRRLEKGKRLVEVLKQDQYSPLEVGKQIIILYAAVNDFLSDIKVSDIKRFEKEFLEYVDTHHREIEKSIITGKTLTDEIKSMLEEAIVEFKKIFLQEA from the coding sequence ATGAATATTAAACCAGAAGAAATAACTTCTATTATAAAGAAGGAAATAGAGAAATACGAAAAAGATATCAAAACAGTAGATTCTGGTACTATAATCCAAATTGGAGATGGTGTTTCAAGAGTTTATGGATTAGATAATTGTATGCAAGGGGAATTATTAGAATTTCCTAACAATGTATATGGGATGGTTTTAAATCTTGAACAGGATAATGTTGGTTGTGTTCTTTTAGGAGAAGAAAAAGGAATAAAAGAAGGCGATACAGTTAAAGGAACAGGAAGAGTTGTTGAAGTTCCTGTAGGCGAAGCAATGATTGGAAGAGTTGTTAATGCATTAGGAGAACCAATTGATGGTAAGGGACCTATAAGCACAAGCCAAACTAGAGCAATCGAAATTCCAGCAGCAGGTATAATTGATAGAAGTTCTGTTAATGAGCCATTACAAACTGGAATTAAAGCTATAGATTCAATGATTCCAATAGGTAGAGGACAAAGAGAACTTATCATTGGAGACAGACAAACAGGTAAAACAGCTATAGCTATAGATACAATATTAAACCAAAAGGGTAAAGATGTTATATGTATATATGTTGCTATCGGTCAAAAGCAATCTACAGTTGCTCATATATTTAATACATTAACTGAAATGGGGGCTATGGATTATAGTATAGTTGTAAGTGCTACAGCTTCAGAATCAGCTCCACTTCAATATATGGCTCCATATTCTGGATGCACTATAGGAGAATATTTTATGCATCAAGGTAAAGATGTATTAATAATATATGATGATCTTTCAAAACATGCAACTGCATATAGAGCAATGTCATTATTACTTAAGAGACCACCAGGAAGAGAAGCTTACCCAGGAGATGTTTTCTATATACATTCAAGATTACTTGAAAGAGCTGCGAAGCTATCTAAAGAATTAGGTGGTGGATCAATTACAGCACTTCCAATTATAGAAACTCAAGCCGGAGATGTTACTGCGTACATACCAACTAATGTTATATCAATCACTGATGGTCAAATATTCTTAGAATCTGATTTATTTAATGCAGGACAAAGACCAGCAGTAAATGCAGGTATATCAGTATCAAGAGTTGGTGGTAGTGCACAAATTAAAGCTATGAAACAGGTAAGTGGTACTTTAAGATTGGAACTAGCACAATATAGAGAGCTAGAAGCCTTTTCACAATTTGGATCTGACTTAGATGCCGATTCTAGTAGAAGACTTGAAAAAGGTAAGAGATTAGTTGAAGTATTAAAACAAGATCAATATAGTCCACTTGAAGTTGGAAAGCAAATCATAATATTATATGCAGCTGTTAATGATTTCTTATCGGACATTAAAGTTAGCGATATAAAGAGATTCGAAAAAGAATTCTTAGAGTATGTTGATACTCATCATAGAGAAATTGAAAAATCAATTATTACAGGAAAAACTTTAACTGATGAAATAAAATCTATGTTAGAGGAAGCAATAGTTGAGTTTAAAAAGATATTTTTACAAGAAGCATAG
- a CDS encoding F0F1 ATP synthase subunit A: MEPVIPIFSPEIFGVTVDITAGIIIEWIIIAILGIGAFLLTKNLKLKPGKTQAALEKVYQAIRDFMVGTMGEEYESFLPYIGTLMIYLLILNLVGLLGFKPPTSDLSITASFAITTFLVVNLNAIRKNGILGFGKGLLHPFIPMLPLNIIERIILPMSLALRLFGNMVAAVILLELVYHGLSSISIFAQFGIPVILHAYFDLFDGLIQMIVFTMLTMINIKQIAEE, encoded by the coding sequence GTGGAGCCCGTGATACCTATATTTTCACCTGAAATTTTTGGCGTTACAGTAGATATTACTGCAGGGATAATAATTGAATGGATTATTATCGCAATTTTAGGGATAGGTGCTTTTCTATTAACAAAAAACTTGAAGTTAAAACCTGGTAAGACCCAAGCGGCTTTGGAAAAAGTCTATCAAGCAATAAGGGACTTTATGGTTGGTACTATGGGTGAAGAATATGAATCATTTCTGCCTTATATAGGAACATTAATGATCTATTTGCTAATACTAAATCTAGTTGGATTATTAGGATTTAAGCCACCTACAAGTGATTTGAGCATAACAGCATCCTTCGCAATAACCACATTTTTAGTAGTGAATTTAAATGCTATTAGAAAGAATGGAATACTTGGGTTTGGAAAGGGATTGTTACATCCATTTATCCCTATGCTGCCATTAAACATAATAGAAAGAATTATTTTGCCAATGTCTTTGGCGCTAAGACTTTTTGGTAACATGGTCGCAGCAGTAATATTATTAGAATTGGTGTATCATGGATTGAGTTCAATATCAATTTTTGCACAGTTTGGTATACCTGTAATATTACACGCATATTTCGATTTATTTGATGGATTAATTCAAATGATAGTATTTACAATGCTAACTATGATTAATATCAAACAAATAGCAGAAGAATAA
- a CDS encoding F0F1 ATP synthase subunit B — MEVNVSTIIFNWINFGLIILILKHFFWDKIKGIIEERQNLVNQTISKADEDAEKARMYLVKNEQILQSAKEEGKKITEAQRAKGDKLYEEIVQNAKVEANSIKERANLEIEREKEKAEYEIKKQAVDLAVELSVKALEQQVDEATHRKLIGDFIAKVGM; from the coding sequence ATGGAAGTAAATGTATCAACAATTATATTCAATTGGATTAATTTTGGTCTGATAATCTTGATTTTAAAACATTTCTTTTGGGATAAAATCAAAGGAATAATTGAAGAAAGACAAAATCTCGTTAATCAAACGATAAGTAAAGCAGATGAAGATGCTGAAAAAGCTAGAATGTATTTGGTAAAAAATGAACAAATTTTACAATCAGCTAAAGAAGAAGGGAAGAAAATCACTGAAGCTCAAAGAGCAAAAGGTGATAAACTTTACGAGGAAATTGTTCAAAATGCAAAAGTTGAAGCAAATTCAATAAAAGAAAGAGCTAACTTAGAAATTGAAAGAGAAAAAGAAAAAGCAGAATATGAGATTAAAAAACAAGCAGTAGATTTAGCGGTAGAGCTTTCAGTTAAAGCATTAGAGCAGCAGGTAGATGAAGCAACACATAGAAAACTTATTGGCGATTTTATTGCTAAGGTAGGTATGTAA
- the rpiB gene encoding ribose 5-phosphate isomerase B, giving the protein MKIAIGCDHGGFELKNEIIKFLESEKHEIKDFGTYSTGSCDYPDIALPVAEAVAAKEYEFGILICGTGIGIGIAANKVPGIRAALCSDTFSAHATREHNNANILTMGQRVVGAGLALDIVKTFISAKFEGDRHQKRIDKISDIEKKYTH; this is encoded by the coding sequence ATGAAAATTGCAATTGGATGCGATCATGGTGGATTTGAACTTAAAAATGAAATCATAAAGTTTTTAGAAAGTGAAAAGCATGAGATTAAGGATTTTGGTACATATTCAACAGGTTCTTGCGATTATCCGGATATTGCATTACCAGTAGCAGAAGCGGTTGCTGCAAAGGAATATGAGTTTGGTATATTAATATGTGGTACAGGAATAGGAATTGGTATTGCGGCCAATAAGGTACCAGGAATTAGAGCAGCACTATGTTCAGATACATTTAGTGCCCATGCAACAAGAGAACACAATAATGCTAATATATTAACTATGGGCCAAAGAGTTGTTGGAGCAGGTCTTGCTTTAGATATAGTAAAAACATTTATATCAGCTAAATTTGAAGGAGATAGGCACCAAAAAAGAATAGATAAGATTTCAGATATTGAAAAAAAGTATACACATTAG
- a CDS encoding acetyl-CoA C-acetyltransferase, with translation MREVVIVSAVRTALGSFGGALKDVSAVDLGALVIKEAVNRAGVKPELIEEVIMGNVIQAGLGQNTARQSTIKAGLPQEVSAMTINKVCGSGLRAVSLAAQMIKAGDADVVVAGGMENMSAAPYALDKARWGQRMGDGKLVDTMIKDALWDAFNNYHMGVTAENIAKQWGLTREEQDAFSASSQQKAEAAIKSGRFKDEIVPVVIPQRKGEPKVFDTDEFPRFGTTAETLAKLKPAFIKDGTVTAGNASGINDGAAAFVVMSAEKAEELGLKPMAKILSYGSKGLDPAIMGYGPFHATKKALEKANLTVEDLDLIEANEAFAAQSLAVAKDLKFDMSKVNVNGGAIALGHPVGASGARILVTLLHEMEKRDAKKGLATLCIGGGMGTALIVERI, from the coding sequence ATGAGAGAGGTAGTTATTGTAAGTGCAGTAAGAACAGCATTAGGTAGTTTTGGTGGAGCATTAAAAGATGTCTCAGCAGTAGATTTAGGAGCTTTAGTAATTAAAGAAGCCGTAAATAGAGCTGGAGTAAAACCTGAATTAATTGAAGAAGTTATTATGGGTAATGTAATTCAAGCTGGTCTTGGTCAAAATACCGCAAGACAATCAACAATAAAAGCTGGATTACCACAAGAAGTTTCAGCTATGACTATTAATAAGGTTTGTGGATCAGGTCTTAGAGCAGTTAGTTTAGCAGCACAAATGATTAAAGCAGGAGATGCTGATGTTGTTGTTGCTGGAGGTATGGAAAATATGTCAGCTGCTCCATATGCATTGGACAAAGCAAGATGGGGACAAAGAATGGGCGATGGCAAATTAGTTGATACAATGATAAAAGACGCATTATGGGATGCTTTTAACAACTATCATATGGGAGTTACAGCTGAAAATATTGCTAAACAATGGGGATTAACTAGAGAAGAGCAAGATGCTTTCTCAGCTTCATCTCAACAAAAAGCTGAAGCAGCAATCAAGTCAGGAAGATTTAAAGATGAAATAGTTCCAGTTGTTATTCCTCAAAGAAAGGGAGAACCAAAAGTATTTGATACAGATGAATTCCCAAGATTCGGAACAACAGCAGAAACTTTAGCTAAATTAAAGCCAGCATTTATTAAAGATGGTACTGTTACAGCAGGTAATGCATCAGGTATTAATGATGGAGCAGCAGCTTTTGTTGTTATGAGTGCAGAAAAGGCAGAAGAATTAGGACTTAAACCAATGGCTAAAATACTTTCTTACGGTTCAAAAGGATTAGATCCAGCTATCATGGGATATGGACCATTCCATGCAACTAAGAAAGCTTTAGAAAAAGCTAACTTAACAGTAGAAGACTTAGATTTAATCGAAGCTAATGAAGCTTTTGCTGCTCAAAGCTTAGCAGTTGCTAAAGATTTAAAATTCGATATGTCAAAAGTTAATGTAAATGGTGGAGCAATTGCTTTAGGTCATCCAGTTGGAGCATCAGGTGCAAGAATATTAGTAACTCTTCTTCATGAAATGGAAAAGAGAGATGCTAAAAAAGGATTAGCTACACTTTGTATAGGTGGCGGAATGGGAACAGCTCTTATCGTTGAAAGAATTTAA
- a CDS encoding L-threonylcarbamoyladenylate synthase, with amino-acid sequence MKTKISMIKNVSEDEEKIREAAECIKNGGTVVFPTETVYGLGADALNEEAVEKIFKAKGRPQDNPLIIHVSSKKLDLYAKEIPKVADELINRFWPGPLTIILSKKDIIPNVTSANLNSIGIRMPDNEVARKLIELSQTTIAAPSANISGRPSPTDFQRCIEDLDGKVDYILGGEQSDIGVESTIVDCTVVPPIVLRPGGITLEMLREVDPRIEIDKAIMEKPSENLKPKAPGMKYKHYAPNAKVTIISGERKKTIEKIREMVHYNIEKGKKVCILTVEENVDEYTEGTSIVLGSLSDLSTVARSLFEALRKCDDLGADLVFAEGYEEKGVGVAIMNRLNKAAGFDIINV; translated from the coding sequence TTGAAAACTAAAATTAGTATGATCAAAAATGTTAGTGAGGATGAAGAGAAAATAAGAGAAGCTGCTGAATGTATAAAAAATGGCGGTACTGTAGTTTTTCCTACGGAGACAGTTTATGGATTGGGTGCAGATGCACTTAATGAAGAAGCGGTAGAAAAAATATTTAAGGCCAAAGGAAGACCGCAAGATAATCCACTCATAATTCATGTTTCGTCGAAGAAACTTGATCTATATGCAAAAGAAATACCAAAAGTAGCTGATGAACTTATAAATAGATTTTGGCCAGGACCACTCACAATAATTTTGAGTAAGAAAGATATAATACCTAATGTAACAAGTGCTAATTTAAACTCTATCGGAATAAGAATGCCTGATAATGAAGTAGCTAGAAAACTAATTGAATTATCTCAGACAACTATAGCAGCACCTTCTGCTAATATAAGTGGGAGACCGAGTCCAACAGATTTTCAGAGATGCATAGAGGATCTTGATGGGAAGGTTGATTATATTCTTGGAGGAGAACAGAGTGACATAGGTGTTGAATCTACTATAGTGGATTGCACAGTAGTACCACCTATAGTTTTACGACCAGGTGGTATTACATTAGAGATGCTTAGAGAAGTTGACCCAAGAATTGAAATAGATAAAGCTATAATGGAAAAACCAAGCGAAAACTTAAAGCCAAAGGCTCCTGGAATGAAGTATAAGCATTATGCACCAAATGCTAAAGTTACAATAATTTCTGGGGAAAGAAAAAAAACTATTGAAAAAATCCGCGAAATGGTACACTATAATATAGAAAAAGGTAAAAAAGTATGTATCCTCACTGTTGAAGAAAATGTTGATGAATATACAGAAGGAACTAGTATAGTATTGGGTAGTCTAAGTGATTTATCAACAGTTGCTAGAAGTTTATTTGAAGCATTGAGAAAGTGTGATGACCTAGGAGCGGATTTAGTTTTTGCAGAAGGATATGAAGAAAAAGGTGTAGGGGTAGCTATTATGAATAGATTAAATAAAGCTGCTGGATTTGATATCATAAATGTATAA
- a CDS encoding F0F1 ATP synthase subunit delta produces MQEYLEKRYALALYEIAEKNNKVDEYLRDLTDICDIFDENKEFYEVINHPKINTAKKKQLFTDLFKGKIDEELLSFMMILIEKDRILQLREILDQMEKIDLERRNTIRGIVKTVVPLLDEELEQLKAIFEKKYEKNILFDTKIDKSLLGGVYVKVGNDIIDGTIKSKVEEMKELMLKKE; encoded by the coding sequence ATGCAGGAGTATTTAGAAAAAAGATATGCGTTAGCTCTGTATGAAATTGCTGAAAAGAACAATAAAGTGGATGAATATTTGCGAGACTTAACAGACATATGTGATATATTTGATGAAAATAAAGAGTTTTATGAAGTAATTAATCATCCTAAAATAAACACAGCAAAAAAGAAACAGTTATTTACTGATTTGTTTAAAGGAAAAATTGATGAAGAATTACTTTCTTTCATGATGATATTGATTGAAAAGGATAGAATTCTTCAGTTAAGAGAAATACTAGATCAAATGGAAAAGATTGATCTGGAAAGAAGAAATACTATAAGAGGTATAGTTAAAACAGTTGTACCACTTTTAGATGAAGAGTTAGAACAATTAAAAGCTATCTTTGAAAAAAAATACGAAAAAAATATTTTATTTGATACTAAAATAGACAAAAGTCTCCTAGGCGGAGTTTATGTTAAAGTTGGAAATGATATTATTGATGGAACTATAAAATCAAAGGTAGAAGAAATGAAAGAATTAATGCTTAAGAAAGAATAG
- the wecB gene encoding non-hydrolyzing UDP-N-acetylglucosamine 2-epimerase, whose amino-acid sequence MRKIYNCLNIGGNNLSTKKIITIFGTRPEAIKMAPLVKELERREEIESKVCVTAQHREMLDQVLELFDIKPDFDLNIMKTKQTLTGITSRVLEGLEEVFKEEKPDMILVHGDTTTTFAGSLAAFYQQIKVGHVEAGLRTFNKYFPFPEEMNRKLTGSLADLHFAPTKGSKENLLREGINASDIYVTGNTVIDAMKHTVEDDYIFENEELNNIDFSKKVIMITAHRRENWGEGIQNICIALNKIVEQNEDVELVYLVHLNPVVKDVVYERLGGKERIHLLSPLDTKETHNLMNKSFMVMTDSGGLQEEAPHLAKPVLVLRDVTERPEAVEAGTVKLVGTNIDQIVSEANELLRNPDAYCKMSKSINPYGDGIASRRIADAILKYFGLTTREVEEFKR is encoded by the coding sequence ATGAGAAAAATCTATAATTGCTTAAATATAGGAGGAAATAATTTGAGTACAAAGAAAATTATTACGATTTTTGGAACTAGACCTGAGGCTATAAAAATGGCACCTTTAGTAAAGGAATTAGAAAGAAGAGAAGAGATTGAATCGAAAGTTTGCGTGACAGCTCAACACAGAGAAATGTTAGATCAAGTTTTGGAATTATTTGATATAAAACCTGATTTTGATTTAAATATAATGAAGACAAAACAGACTTTAACAGGAATTACGAGTAGAGTTTTAGAAGGGTTAGAGGAAGTTTTTAAAGAAGAAAAGCCAGATATGATATTAGTTCATGGAGATACTACAACTACATTTGCAGGTTCTTTAGCTGCATTCTATCAGCAAATTAAAGTTGGGCATGTTGAAGCAGGTCTAAGGACTTTTAATAAGTATTTTCCTTTTCCAGAGGAAATGAATAGAAAACTTACAGGAAGTCTAGCTGATCTACATTTTGCACCAACTAAAGGTTCGAAGGAGAACTTACTAAGGGAAGGAATAAATGCGAGTGATATATATGTTACAGGAAATACTGTAATTGATGCTATGAAACATACAGTTGAAGATGATTACATCTTTGAAAACGAAGAGTTAAATAATATTGATTTTAGTAAGAAAGTAATAATGATAACTGCTCATAGAAGAGAAAACTGGGGAGAAGGAATCCAAAATATATGTATAGCATTAAACAAAATAGTTGAACAGAATGAAGACGTAGAATTAGTGTACTTAGTTCATTTGAATCCTGTAGTTAAAGATGTAGTTTATGAGAGACTTGGAGGAAAAGAAAGAATTCACTTGCTGTCACCATTAGATACTAAGGAAACGCATAATTTGATGAATAAATCGTTTATGGTTATGACAGATTCAGGGGGATTGCAAGAGGAAGCACCACATTTAGCAAAACCTGTACTTGTGTTGAGAGACGTTACTGAAAGACCAGAAGCTGTAGAGGCAGGCACCGTTAAGTTGGTTGGAACTAATATAGATCAAATAGTATCAGAGGCAAACGAGTTACTTAGAAACCCTGATGCTTATTGTAAAATGAGTAAATCTATAAATCCTTATGGAGATGGAATTGCATCTAGAAGAATAGCAGATGCTATATTAAAATATTTTGGTTTGACAACAAGAGAAGTAGAAGAATTTAAAAGATAA